The segment CCTCTGCCTCGATTGAAACCTCTTGCTGCGGGTTTCTCGGCTGGAGCATTAGTAGGAGTTAAGAGCCTAATATCGTTATACATAGTATAACCATCTGCTGATAGAAGAGTGAAAGaagttagataccaatttgaatcaccagataccaattggaatcaAGTCATAGCACAAAGGAGACAAGAGAAAATGGAGATTTCCTGAAGTCCTATAGGCTCTCAAAGCCACGTACCATTTCACGAGACTCTATTAAACTCATTTCATTACATCGAGATCAATGAACataggctctgataccaactttgtcacgatcCAGATCATCGTGATTGGCACCCATACTACAACTCGatgggagaaccactactaaCAACCAACTAAAGAAAGAAATCTAAAACTAAGGTATTTATGTTACGAaagcaagtaaaaaaaataaaggcaaGGTTCCATTACTAAATGAAGATCTAGTTACTAACTAACAATGTGGAAGATAAACCTAGaatctgaaagtcaatgtaccaaaactatAACGATATCCATATCTAACAAGAGATTAATAACGAGCTATCAACTAACGAAAGAAAGGTCTATGTCCGAAAGTAGTGGGCATAGACTAAAGTGAATACCATGGCAGCCCGAACAATGTAGCTCATCCATAAACACAAAGCAATCTGCGATCTCCTAAGCGAGGTTTGTCAATAGTTGCGTGAAGATGtcctgtactcaacaaaaataagagcaagtgcaaAATTATTATACCACCACTGTGTACTGGTGTAATACAAAGAAACAATTACAACATTATAAcacatgcataaacatcaacatattcaatattatcataacaatCAACATCATAATTTGCATGCTTCACCACATAGTTGGTCCTCTCACAAAACCCAAACTCAAACTTTTAGCATGTTGAAACATGGCAATCTGATCCTATTTTTACGTCGGAACGTGGATATAGATCCCAATTAGCATGCCGGAACGTTGCAATCTGATCCAAATTAGAGTGCCGAAATGTGGCAGCCGATCCCAATCAcacatcaagatcatacattcAAGTAAAGATTTCATGGAGTAAATATTCATTATCCCATttcaacatctatgatcaatatTGAAACATTCttacatatacaagtattacAACAAAACAAGTgtatatcacacaatcatagaatcacaacaattacctacctcgaaacaagcttgaaacTCTAGACAATTTGATCCTCCTTTTCGGATTCATTCAGCTTGTTCGTAGTATACAATTGacaatttataacaaaaatcaaTAGAGAAACACTAAATTCctaaaaaactaataaaatatgaacCCTAGTACAAAAACCATGACCCCAACTAGTCAATTACGATTACCATAGGATTCTTCAAGAAATCCTTTCCCATCAATATTGATCCATTCTAAAACATTCTACagataaaaaaatgagtttGGATAGTGAAAGGCTTACCTTTAACTTAAAGAATGGTGGAAAACAAGTTGTAATAGCCCAGGAGTCATCTCTTAactcaaaaagtcaaaaaatacaaaataaggtTCCTCTAAGAGTTTTATTTACGAATTTTAAACCTGTCATCTCGCAACTGCGCCACCCATCCCGCTGTAGCGGCGTCGCTGCAGTGGCACTAATCCCGCTGCAGTGCACAAAGCAAACAATGAGCTTCCTTCGAAAAATCTCAAAATCATTTAATTCTATCTCCGCCTCGCCAGCTACAGCGACACCCCTACCGCTGTAGCGGCGTCACTACAACAGCCCGAAGCGAGGCAGTTATCTTATTAAGAGAATTTTACTTCTCCCATTTAACAACACACTCTTAAGtcaacatcaaaatcattttcCAATGATCTACATATCCAAATTCAATTCTGTAAAGTCGCACAGATCTTTTAACGAGTTATCTAACCAATTATGTAATCAAATTTGCATTTACTCCCCAGATTGCTACTAGATTTTTCTACACCTTACAGACTCCAAATTCCTCCAAATCTGGATAGGGTCGAGATCCTAGTACTATGAAAAAGTTTTTCAGTTTTGATTTTTTCCCGTTAACATTTCTATAACGATCAAATTGTACCCTTTATACCTTTTTGCCTATGCTTTTTAAGTGTTGCTACTATGGCGACATTTTAAAAGTATGGTCTAATGTCATAGGTTACGCTTCTTTAGTTCAACCCCAAAAAAGTATTGCTTAATGTCTAAAAGTGTAGCTCTTTATCAAAGGTCACACTACACTTTATTAGCTTAATGTCTAAAAGTGTAGCTCTTTATCAAAGGTCACACTACACTTTATTAGGGTGGCTAAAAGTGTAAGTTGTTGTAGTATTTCATCAAAAAAGTTTGTATTCTTTTATACTAATAGTATTAGAAACATTACAAAGTCATTCAATTTCTTTGATTTAAACTATATCCGGAAAACAGAATGCTTGATATATATCTAAAGGATGAACAAAATATGACATAAATTTTGTATCCGATTAAACTATATCTTATAAAATTAACaaggtgaaaaaatataaaactaataaaatctCAATACTTCAAGTCATACGAAGAGCAGATTCAGTTTAGCACTTGGACAACCTTCGTAAAATTTCTGGCCCGCCACTAGTTGCTTAACAAATGgtatatttactctttttgttgACAAATTGAATTGAGTCtcttaattctaattttaaaattctaataatGCCACGtggttttaaaaatattccCTTATCATTAAAATTTGCTTTAAAAGGTGTAATAGGATCAATGAAGAAAGTATAGTGGACAAGTAAACATACACAGACTCCCAATctgataataattttattgttaatcttactattaaaaaaaataacattattttccATATTGaggatttatttaatttaatttttaaatattattttaaaaaattatattcatgtaAATACATGTCTTATAATCATATAGATATTAGAGCATATTtataaatctaattttttttggttaaatgctaatcaaattttgtgatataattttgataaatagaAGAAGTAAAACTTTTAAGTCACCAACAAAAATTGTGGtagaatataaaattaacttttttattttttacaagaGGTTGCGGGTTGGATTCTCCCTGGATATGgagttgatttttaaaaaagcattttttttaaagtaaaatttctCAACACTAATtcaatatttaatgaaattttattgtaaattttaaatatggagcgaaaaaacataaaagaaaaagaagacttGAGAAATCAATGACTTCAATACTTGCTTCATACTCACAATTAATGATTCAAACTTgttattcaaattcaagaaaagcaTTCCCACGTCAATGAAAGTTTGGTTGGTTTACCAATTCCACGTACAAAAAGGTATATATATTTAGTCCTCCATTCTTTATTGCATCTTAACCTAATCATTTTAGCCTTTCCTTGATTTAAAAATCAAGCATGTTAAAGAGTCGGTGGAATTTGTTATAATACAttaattttctttgtattttataCGCCTCTTCACGACTTTAATGTGAATTTCTTTAACACAAAGtacaaatttattcaaatttttaatataaaatattgagcggaggattaaaaaatatcatttaatgtGTTtctgttataaatccattgaattgtgTGGATTGTCCATTTGCTTTCTTCATGAACTTATCCTATCATGTATCTACATTTCCAAGGTAACATGATTTATAGATAACTATGTACTTATTAATTGAGCATTTATCATGGTGGCCTTTGGGTGATATTTctactctataaatagagatatcattcaccttttGTAAAACACACTTGAttaagaagaaagtcttatcttccattttacttctcttgtcttcttctctttatgattatattcttatgagtttgattttataacagtttctatttttatgtcgttattttaagttttatgtttcttgaaaaattaggtaggtttattattatattattttttagtgcTCTATTAAAGTcaagtttttaataaataaatatgaattaatttattttgatttactaATTTAAATCATAAGAATAAGTTACTTAATTTTGCTATTggttaaatttatatttcaagATTAATAActcccaaaaataaaatgtgaaaaataatgccatttttttggtgaaattacaaaaatatttcttttgtttaataatatttgttcaCTATTAACTTTACacacttattaaaaaaatttaaataaaaaagtaaatttattatctaatcctttgaatataataaatataatatcataaaaatataataagaaataactATATTTAATGATAAGCGTAAATTAGGAAAGATAACATATACCAAAAGAAAGTAACATGTTCAGAAAAAAATTGGAAGATATTGTTAAAAAATTCACTAGAGAAATGACAACTAATGATACGAATAAATTAGAGACTAAGTAAAAGATTGTCTACTAATTTCATATAGTGGatcgaatgaattttttttttaaaaaaaatgtattaatgTATATATGAAACGAAGAAAGTAACATGTTCACAAAAAGTTGGAAGATATTGTTGACATTTAAGTGTAAACACAGATTctagaaataagaaaattttgaatttcaaccATTTAATTGAGTTTTGAAGTTGGGACCGACACGCTTGactatttcttttcattttaggTTGAATTTTCCTTGTCTATTTTCATTAACTTTTACTTAGTTTagtaaactaaaataaatttttattttttaatttaattttttttatttaatttattcttattattaagtatgaatatgaatcattttcaattcatttttcaaGCTGttgaatttatactaaatgaCTTCTAGcagtaaaattattattttagttttaagaaaTTGATATGCCAAATCGAATTAgacaaataaatatgaatgggtatatatatatatatatatatatatatatatatatatatatcctattCTTAGGGGTTGTTTAGTATATCCTATTCTTAGGGGTTGTTTAGTGTGAAGATaacatcaaatatttttgggagtaaATTATATTCTCACTTAATTTATTGTTAAATTGGTAAGTCATTGATAGCTTAACTTggaattaataataatattgggATAAGTTATTCCTCTACTTGAACAATATAGTAATTTCGAGATACAATAGGTAAATgacaaacatattattttaaatattttttgttatcacTTTTTACAttcataaacaaataatttgttCTTAAAAATTTATGCAATACATATGAATTTGAATACAACAAATCAAACACTCATAAAAATTAATGtcaagataatttattttataacaactaatttcaacaaaatatatcacgACTTACTTATGTTATCGTAGTATCCAAATCAAACGACTCCTTAAAATTATGCTCAAATCTATCATAAAAATGGTAATTTCTTCTAGCGCCACCAATTTTGATAGTAATAGAACAAATTATCAAAAATCATAATCttgttatattttcttaatcaaGACATTTTCTTGCAACATggtcaaagaagaaaataaatacttATAGTTGATAGACTCACAAGTCAAGTAGACTTTGGAATAATCACCTGACAATcactataacaaaaacaatttttagcggtattaaatattgacatttataAAGAGTGCTAAAATTTTTATTGGTACTAATTAAGTGTCATTATAACTAAAGTCGCTAAAGACTTTAgaaacatatacaaagagtaaCAATTACCgctgaaaatatatatttagcgacaattaaaaattaaatatcactaatgataattcttttttaatgagAGTCTGCTTGTTATGCTTCTATCTGCCCATTATGTAAATGGATTATTACATAATGatccataattataatttaaactaTTCTAATAAgttagttcatatatatatatatatatatacttaattaattaaaaaaatttataatattaaaattttaaattgaaaaatgtcagataactttataaaaaaaattcaccccTTTTACACCTCCAAACCTGAcccaaatgaaaaaagaaatcaattcCTCTCATACTGACTGATAAAATGGGTTTGGAGATCGAATATGAATACAgaaagaattgaatttttttttaattggatcGGATTGGGATGGGTAACAAAATAGATGGGGTGATACTTTTAAGCCACCTATTGTTAttagaatttaaaaattcaatttaaaatattcaatttaatttatcaacGAAAATAGTAAATATACTATTTGTTAAACGACAAAGATAAAGTGTCACTGTCCAAAAATTTGTCCCATAATGCAATTTTTGATAGTGTAAAATAAAGAAGTGCCATTGtccaaaatttataattttccgAGTGTGGGTtgttaaaacatgaaaaattttggcctTTAACTTACTTATAAAAACAAGTATCCATACACCATATCATTCCATTCTTCACCAACTGACTCAAAGAATTTACTTCCATTCCATGGCCAAACTAATACTCCAAATCTTCACCATTTCCCTCTTCCTTTCTCTGGTGGCCTTTCGCGCCACCGGAGAAgaagataattatatttttggaaaatccATAAACAAAAAACCCACAAGGttaagaaaggaaaaaatcagTCATTTTCGATTTTTTTGGCATGATATTTTAAGTGGTTCAAAACCAACATCAATGATGATTATTCCACCACCTAAAAACACAACAACAGGTTTTGGACAAATGAATATGATAGATAATGCCTTAACCTTAGGACCAAAACTAAGTTCCAAGATTGTTGGTAGGGCACAAGGGTTTTATGGTGCTGCTTCACTTAATGATGTTGGATTAATGATGGTTATGAATTTTGCTTTTATTGAAGGGAAATATAATGGAAGTACTTTTACTATACTTGGTCGGAATCCGGTGTTCGAGAAGGTGAGAGAGATGGCGGTGATCGGAGGGAGTGGGCTTTTCCGATTTGCTAGAGGATATGTTCAAGCTAGTACTCATTCATGGGATTTCAAAACTGGAGATGCTACTGTTCAGTATGATGCTTATGTCTTTGCATTATTGAGGtttactaattttatatattttcatcgTGTCAATTTATGCGACCTAGTTTACACGAAATTTAAGAAGTATaagaatatattttgtattattgcGTTccaaaattattcataaaaaggGTAGACATTTGTTgacttttttctaattaaatatgtACTATTTTCgtccctttttaattttattaatatttgatcTTATTCTTTgcttgacaaaaaaaaaatcgtgATACT is part of the Solanum lycopersicum chromosome 1, SLM_r2.1 genome and harbors:
- the LOC101252418 gene encoding dirigent protein 22-like, coding for MAKLILQIFTISLFLSLVAFRATGEEDNYIFGKSINKKPTRLRKEKISHFRFFWHDILSGSKPTSMMIIPPPKNTTTGFGQMNMIDNALTLGPKLSSKIVGRAQGFYGAASLNDVGLMMVMNFAFIEGKYNGSTFTILGRNPVFEKVREMAVIGGSGLFRFARGYVQASTHSWDFKTGDATVQYDAYVFALLRFTNFIYFHRVNLCDLVYTKFKKYKNIFCIIAFQNYS